One stretch of Prunus persica cultivar Lovell chromosome G1, Prunus_persica_NCBIv2, whole genome shotgun sequence DNA includes these proteins:
- the LOC109946675 gene encoding uncharacterized protein LOC109946675: MAQPLGFIDPTRPSYVCKIHKALYGLKQAPRAWFHRISGHFDIKDLGVLNYFLGLQVLHKDGTFHLNQLKYAHDLLQKANLLNSKPTSTPLAAEVLLSVSDSALISNPTEYCKLVGSLHYFTLTCPDISFAISTVD, encoded by the exons ATGGCTCAACCCCTTGGTTTCATTGATCCTACTCGTCCTTCTTATGTTTGCAAGATCCACAAAGCACTCTATGGCCTCAAACAAGCACCTCGTGCTTGGTTCCATCGCATTA GTGGCCACTTTGACATCAAAGACCTTGGTGTACTCAACTATTTCTTAGGTTTACAAGTTCTTCATAAGGATGGTACTTTCCACCTCAATCAACTCAAATATGCACATGATCTTTTACAGAAAGCCAATCTTCTCAACTCCAAACCCACATCTACTCCATTGGCTGCCGAGGTTCTCCTCTCTGTGTCTGATAGTGCTCTTATCTCCAACCCAACCGAGTATTGCAAGCTTGTTGGCAGTTTACACTATTTCACTCTTACTTGCCCTGACATATCTTTTGCCATCAGCACTGTTGATTAG
- the LOC18792502 gene encoding beta-amylase 1, chloroplastic yields MALNLTHQIGALAGASISTTDTNSSSADSVSASPKWRSSTPSLTCKIQRPDAIDGLSPPLSPCRSPLGSTRPDLSVACQAFATEIESPVLEHQVRGAQNKGTGVPVYVMMPLDSVTMNNSVNRKKAMNASLQALKSAGVEGVMMDVWWGLVEREAPGGYNWGGYAELLEMAKKHGLKVQAVMSFHKCGGNVGDSVTIPLPKWVVEEVDKDPDLAYTDQWGRRNCEYLSLGADTLPVLKGRTPVQCYADFMRAFRDNFKHFLGDTIVEIQVGMGPAGELRYPSYPEQNGTWRFPGIGAFQCFDKYMLSGLKAAAEAAGKPEWGSTGPTDAGEYNKWPEDTPFFRKDGGGWNSTYGEFFLGWYSQMLLDHGERILTSAKSIFENHGVKISVKIAGIHWHYGTRSHAPELTAGYYNTRFRDGYIPIAQMLARHGAIFNFTCIEMRDHEQPQEAQCLPEKLVRQVAMATLKANVPLAGENALPRYDDYAHKQILEASSLNIEGNTEGNQMCAFTYLRMNPHLFQPDNWRHFVAFVKKMKEKGSHKCREQVEREAEHFVHVTTPLVQEAAVLMR; encoded by the exons ATGGCGTTGAACCTAACGCACCAGATCGGAGCACTCGCCGGAGCATCGATTTCGACGACAGATACGAACTCATCCTCCGCTGATTCGGTGAGCGCATCGCCGAAGTGGAGGTCGTCGACGCCGAGCCTGACGTGCAAAATCCAGAGGCCGGACGCGATCGACGGATTGTCGCCGCCGTTGAGCCCTTGCCGGTCGCCTCTCGGGTCGACCCGGCCCGATCTGTCAGTGGCGTGCCAGGCTTTCGCGACGGAGATAGAATCTCCGGTTCTGGAACACCAGGTGAGGGGTGCGCAGAATAAGGGGACGGGGGTGCCGGTTTACGTGATGATGCCGTTGGATAGCGTGACGATGAACAACTCTGTGAATCGGAAGAAGGCGATGAACGCGAGTCTTCAGGCGTTGAAGAGCGCCGGAGTGGAGGGTGTGATGATGGATGTGTGGTGGGGTTTGGTGGAGAGGGAAGCGCCCGGCGGGTACAATTGGGGCGGGTACGCGGAGCTTCTCGAGATGGCGAAGAAGCATGGCCTCAAAGTCCAGGCTGTGATGTCGTTTCACAAGTGTGGCGGCAACGTCGGGGACTCTGTCAC TATTCCTTTACCCAAGTGGGTTGTGGAGGAGGTTGATAAGGATCCAGACCTTGCATACACTGATCAATGGGGAAGGAGAAACTGCGAGTATTTATCACTTGGCGCTGATACCCTCCCGGTCCTTAAGGGCAGGACACCCGTGCAGTGTTACGCCGATTTCATGCGTGCCTTCAGAGACAACTTCAAACATTTCCTTGGTGACACCATTGTG GAAATCCAAGTTGGAATGGGGCCAGCAGGTGAGCTTCGTTACCCTTCATATCCGGAGCAGAATGGGACATGGAGGTTTCCCGGAATTGGTGCCTTCCAATGTTTTGACAAG TATATGCTCAGTGGTTTAAAAGCTGCTGCTGAAGCTGCTGGCAAGCCAGAATGGGGAAGCACAGGCCCCACTGATGCCGGTGAATATAATAAATGGCCAGAAGATACCCcatttttcagaaaagatgGTGGAGGCTGGAACAGTACTTATGGTGAATTTTTCCTCGGCTGGTATTCTCAGATGCTCCTGGACCATGGTGAGAGGATCCTTACCTCAGCCAAGTCTATCTTTGAGAATCACGGTGTGAAGATCTCAGTAAAGATTGCAGGCATCCACTGGCATTACGGAACCCGGTCCCATGCCCCTGAGCTGACAGCAGGGTATTACAACACACGATTCCGGGATGGTTACATTCCTATTGCTCAAATGTTAGCGCGCCATGGTGCAATATTCAATTTCACTTGCATTGAGATGCGTGACCACGAGCAGCCACAGGAGGCTCAATGTTTACCAGAGAAGCTTGTTAGGCAAGTGGCTATGGCGACTCTGAAAGCAAACGTACCACTCGCAGGTGAAAATGCATTGCCAAGGTACGATGACTACGCACACAAGCAGATATTGGAAGCATCGTCGTTGAACATTGAGGGAAATACCGAAGGCAACCAAATGTGCGCGTTCACTTACTTGAGGATGAACCCGCACTTGTTCCAGCCTGATAACTGGAGGCATTTTGTGGCATTcgtgaagaaaatgaaggaaaagggCAGTCACAAGTGCCGGGAACAGGTCGAGAGGGAAGCTGAGCATTTCGTACACGTTACTACACCTTTGGTGCAGGAGGCTGCCGTTCTTATGCGCTAA
- the LOC18791675 gene encoding uncharacterized protein LOC18791675, which produces MGGFASKRKSNSSEKVDVGGLREKVRNIQEEMSGMVYERKKESAAYERDMMVFAFKEAEWKQEKKKMREEVKMLRKVVEEKEERIRGIEDAGLVLGAGNNKSGGEKEWKVLLAEQMREERARRDETVEKWKQLYLAIKMELDELIQRTHCENGLYWRAEEEDTVEELKKDIKAKEEMIAGLKSRIVSMEHEQYKKEREIDILRQSLRIMSCKKTLQVTKNVSRDSQPVNVKQARKL; this is translated from the exons ATGGGGGGTTTTGCTAGCAAGAGGAAGAGCAATTCAAGTGAGAAAGTAGATGTTGGTGGGTTGAGAGAAAAGGTGAGGAATATTCAAGAGGAAATGAGTGGGATGGTGTAtgagaggaagaaagagagtgCAGCATATGAGAGGGACATGATGGTGTTTGCATTCAAGGAGGCTGAGTGGAagcaagagaagaagaagatgcgGGAGGAGGTGAAGATGTTGAGGAAGGTGGtggaggagaaggaggagaGAATTAGAGGGATTGAGGATGCAGGCTTAGTTTTGGGAGCTGGAAATAATAAGAGTGGTGGGGAGAAGGAGTGGAAAGTGTTGTTGGCTGAGCAAATGAGGGAGGAGAGAGCAAGAAGAGATGAGACTGTCGAGAAGTGGAAGCAGCTTTATCTGGCTATTAAGATGGAGCTTGATGAACTCATTCAGAGGACACATTGTG AAAATGGGCTGTACTGGAGAGCAGAGGAGGAAGACACTGTGGAAGAGCTAAAGAAAGACATCAAAGCCAAAGAAGAAATGATTGCAGGCCTAAAATCCAGAATAGTTTCTATGGAGCATGAACAATACAAGAAGGAACGAGAGATTGACATATTAAGGCAAAGCTTAAGAATCATGAGCTGCAAGAAGACACTGCAGGTCACTAAGAATGTTTCTCGAGATTCACAGCCTGTGAATGTGAAACAGGCTAGAAAAttgtaa
- the LOC18789565 gene encoding late embryogenesis abundant protein 1 has protein sequence MSSMQQPLNAGQAQGQGQAKAEEWMQSTQDTANQARNVTSDAAQSAKESAQHGKDQSAGFIQQTGEQVMNMAHGAMDSVKSTLGMNEKK, from the exons ATGTCTAGCATGCAGCAACCCTTGAATGCAGGCCAAGCCCAAGGCCAGGGCCAG GCTAAGGCAGAAGAGTGGATGCAATCCACACAGGACACAGCAAATCAAGCTAGGAACGTGACATCTGATGCAGCTCAATCAGCCAAGGAGTCTGCCCAGCATGGAAAGGACCAAAGTGCTGGATTTATTCAGCAG ACTGGAGAGCAAGTGATGAACATGGCTCATGGTGCCATGGACAGTGTGAAGAGCACACTTGGCAtgaatgaaaagaaataa
- the LOC18792426 gene encoding uncharacterized protein LOC18792426 isoform X2, translating into MQLDGQVVKSKVKWGTKEPTWNENFSFNIKQPPTINLQVAAWDANLVTPHKRMGNAGISLEGLCDGNSHDVLVELGGMGGGGKLHLEVNYKSFDEIEEGKMWWRRVPFVSDFLRKTGFEPALKMLAGSDTVQAREFVEYAFGQLKSFNNAYLLKNLISSSDENNTEGTRKSNNSAGVSDVPSQMEGIAEGSLNNTGFKEGSNSDDSNADNGGVENGYAPEPVKQLGEERQSNKNFWRNFANEINQNVVEKFGRPIPEKLKWDGFDLLNKVGLQSRKIAEASYIDSGLATPEGVDVDNDKISGPLSVSMIQSSLPDIKEATRDLVRQTDSVLGTLMVLTAAVSQSNKEANLAGRSKIKEEDTSNVEDDALTYPINEKLASSQGAQEMKELFSTAESAMEAWAMLATSMGHPSFIKSEFEKLCFLDNATTDTQVAIWCDSSRKRLVIAFRGTEQARWKDLRTDLMLAPAGLNPERIGGDFKEEVQVHSGFLSAYDSVRIRIISLMKLAIGYIDDLAEPLHKWHVYVTGHSLGGALSTLLALELSSSQLAKRGVISVTMYNFGSPRVGNKKFAEVYNEKVKDSWRVVNHRDIIPTVPRLMGYCHVAQPVYLATGDLRNALDNIELSGDGYQGDVIGEYTPDALISEFMKGEMELIEKILETEINIFSSIRDGTALMQHMEDFYYITLLENVRSNYQVAAARAVSDEQKNIKIS; encoded by the exons ATGCAATTAGATGGTCAGGTTGTCAAAAGCAAGGTTAAATGGGG GACGAAAGAGCCAACATGGAACGAGAACTTCAGTTTCAATATCAAGCAGCCTCCGACCATAAATCTGCAG GTAGCAGCTTGGGATGCAAACCTAGTAACTCCACATAAACGAATGGGGAATGCAGGCATCAGTCTGGAAGGCCTTTGTGATg GAAATTCGCATGATGTACTGGTGGAATTGGGAGGAATGGGAGGTGGTGGAAAGTTACACCTAGAG GTCAACTATAAAagttttgatgaaattgaggaGGGAAAAATGTGGTGGAGGAGGGTCCCCTTTGTTTCTGACTTTCTCCGTAAAACTGGTTTTGAGCCTGCTCTAAAAATGCTTGCTGGCTCTGACACTGTGCAAGCACGTGAATTTGTGGAATATGCTTTTGGGCAGTTAAAGTCATTCAATAATGCCTACCTTTTGAAGAATCTGATTTCAAGTAGTGATGAGAATAACACAGAAGGCACTAGGAAATCTAATAATTCTGCTGGTGTGTCAGACGTGCCTTCCCAGATGGAGGGTATAGCAGAAGGTTCCTTAAATAATACAGGCTTCAAAGAAGGGAGCAATTCAGATGATTCCAATGCAGATAATGGTGGTGTGGAGAATGGTTATGCCCCTGAACCCGTGAAACAACTTGGTGAGGAAAGGCAAtcaaataagaatttttggaggaactttGCCAatgaaattaatcaaaatgttgttgagaaatttgGTCGCCCAATTCCAGAGAAACTAAAGTGGGATGGGTTTGACTTATTAAACAAAGTTGGTTTGCAGTCACGAAAGATAGCAGAAGCATCTTATATTGACTCAGGGCTTGCGACTCCAGAAGGCGTAGATGTTGATAATGATAAAATAAGTGGCCCACTTTCTGTTAGCATGATTCAGTCTTCACTTCCAGATATTAAGGAAGCAACAAGGGACCTAGTAAGGCAAACTGATTCTGTTTTAGGAACATTGATGGTTCTTACTGCAGCAGTATCTCAATCAAACAAGGAAGCAAATCTTGCTGGAAGGAGCAAAATTAAAGAAGAGGATACTAGCAATGTAGAAGATGATGCCTTGACATATCCCATCAACGAGAAGCTTGCTAGCTCCCAGGGAGCTCAGGAGATGAAAGAACTCTTTTCTACTGCAGAAAGTGCCATGGAGGCTTGGGCGATGCTTGCTACTTCTATGGGGCATCCAAGTTTTATAAAGTCTGAATTTGAGAAACTATGTTTCTTAGACAATGCGACGACAGACACGCAG GTGGCAATTTGGTGCGATTCTTCCCGGAAAAGATTAGTTATCGCTTTCAGGGGAACAGAACAG GCAAGATGGAAGGACTTGCGAACAGATTTAATGCTAGCTCCTGCTGG GCTAAATCCTGAAAGGATAGGTGGAGACTTCAAGGAAGAAGTTCAA GTTCACAGTGGTTTCTTAAGTGCATATGATTCTGTCAGGATCAGGATCATCTCTCTCATGAAATTGGCAATTGGTTATAT TGACGATCTTGCTGAGCCGCTGCACAAATGGCATGTTTATGTTACTGGTCATAGTCTAGGTGGTGCATTATCTACCCTCCTAGCTCTTGAACTTTCATCAAGTCAATTAGCAAA GCGCGGAGTGATTTCTGTGACCATGTATAACTTCGGATCTCCTAGGGTCGGTAACAAAAAATTTGCCGAAGTTTATAATGAG AAAGTCAAAGATAGCTGGAGAGTTGTGAACCACAGAGACATTATACCAACAGTCCCCCGCTTGATGGGTTACTGTCATGTAGCTCAACCTGTTTACCTAGCAACAGGAGACCTAAGAAATGCCTTG GACAATATTGAGCTTTCTGGAGATGGTTACCAGGGTGATGTGATTGGGGAGTACACACCAGATGCGCTTATCAGTGAATTT ATGAAGGGTGAGATGGAACTTATCGAGAAAATATTAGAGACTGAAATAAATATATTCAGTTCAATTAGAGATGGGACTGCACTTATGCAGCACATGGAAGATTTTTACTACATCACATTGCTAGAG aATGTGAGATCGAATTACCAAGTTGCAGCAGCAAGGGCAGTGTCAgatgaacaaaaaaacataaaaattagcTGA
- the LOC18792426 gene encoding uncharacterized protein LOC18792426 isoform X1 yields the protein MASLQTHHYNFQFHRCVCSLSPKLHGLQNPKLSLRFPISFSGKVRVTFRGNGKGRDGIYSLCCLCRAGSEVEKVSAEEGNERPPFDINLAVVLAGFAFEAYSSPPDNIGRREVDAADCKTVYLSESFVREIYDGELSVKLKKGLNLPAMDPWGTSDPYVVMQLDGQVVKSKVKWGTKEPTWNENFSFNIKQPPTINLQVAAWDANLVTPHKRMGNAGISLEGLCDGNSHDVLVELGGMGGGGKLHLEVNYKSFDEIEEGKMWWRRVPFVSDFLRKTGFEPALKMLAGSDTVQAREFVEYAFGQLKSFNNAYLLKNLISSSDENNTEGTRKSNNSAGVSDVPSQMEGIAEGSLNNTGFKEGSNSDDSNADNGGVENGYAPEPVKQLGEERQSNKNFWRNFANEINQNVVEKFGRPIPEKLKWDGFDLLNKVGLQSRKIAEASYIDSGLATPEGVDVDNDKISGPLSVSMIQSSLPDIKEATRDLVRQTDSVLGTLMVLTAAVSQSNKEANLAGRSKIKEEDTSNVEDDALTYPINEKLASSQGAQEMKELFSTAESAMEAWAMLATSMGHPSFIKSEFEKLCFLDNATTDTQVAIWCDSSRKRLVIAFRGTEQARWKDLRTDLMLAPAGLNPERIGGDFKEEVQVHSGFLSAYDSVRIRIISLMKLAIGYIDDLAEPLHKWHVYVTGHSLGGALSTLLALELSSSQLAKRGVISVTMYNFGSPRVGNKKFAEVYNEKVKDSWRVVNHRDIIPTVPRLMGYCHVAQPVYLATGDLRNALDNIELSGDGYQGDVIGEYTPDALISEFMKGEMELIEKILETEINIFSSIRDGTALMQHMEDFYYITLLENVRSNYQVAAARAVSDEQKNIKIS from the exons ATGGCTTCTCTGCAAACCCATCATTACAATTTTCAATTCCACCGCTGTGTCTGCTCTCTCTCCCCCAAGCTCCACGGCCTCCAAAACCCCAAGCTTTCACTGCGCTTTCCCATCTCATTTTCCGGGAAAGTTAGGGTAACTTTTAGAGGAAATGGGAAGGGCAGAGATGGAATTTACTCGCTTTGCTGCTTATGCAGAGCTGGTTCTGAGGTTGAGAAAGTTTCTGCTGAGGAAGGAAATGAAAGGCCTCCTTTTGATATCAATTTGGCCGTGGTTCTTGCCGGTTTTGCATTCGAGGCCTATAGCAGCCCTCCT gatAATATTGGGAGGCGAGAAGTTGATGCTGCAGATTGTAAGACAGTGTATCTTTCAGA GTCATTTGTACGTGAGATCTATGATGGCGAATTGTCAGTTAAACTGAAAAAAGGCCTCAACTTACCTGCCATGGATCCATGG GGAACAAGTGATCCATACGTGGTCATGCAATTAGATGGTCAGGTTGTCAAAAGCAAGGTTAAATGGGG GACGAAAGAGCCAACATGGAACGAGAACTTCAGTTTCAATATCAAGCAGCCTCCGACCATAAATCTGCAG GTAGCAGCTTGGGATGCAAACCTAGTAACTCCACATAAACGAATGGGGAATGCAGGCATCAGTCTGGAAGGCCTTTGTGATg GAAATTCGCATGATGTACTGGTGGAATTGGGAGGAATGGGAGGTGGTGGAAAGTTACACCTAGAG GTCAACTATAAAagttttgatgaaattgaggaGGGAAAAATGTGGTGGAGGAGGGTCCCCTTTGTTTCTGACTTTCTCCGTAAAACTGGTTTTGAGCCTGCTCTAAAAATGCTTGCTGGCTCTGACACTGTGCAAGCACGTGAATTTGTGGAATATGCTTTTGGGCAGTTAAAGTCATTCAATAATGCCTACCTTTTGAAGAATCTGATTTCAAGTAGTGATGAGAATAACACAGAAGGCACTAGGAAATCTAATAATTCTGCTGGTGTGTCAGACGTGCCTTCCCAGATGGAGGGTATAGCAGAAGGTTCCTTAAATAATACAGGCTTCAAAGAAGGGAGCAATTCAGATGATTCCAATGCAGATAATGGTGGTGTGGAGAATGGTTATGCCCCTGAACCCGTGAAACAACTTGGTGAGGAAAGGCAAtcaaataagaatttttggaggaactttGCCAatgaaattaatcaaaatgttgttgagaaatttgGTCGCCCAATTCCAGAGAAACTAAAGTGGGATGGGTTTGACTTATTAAACAAAGTTGGTTTGCAGTCACGAAAGATAGCAGAAGCATCTTATATTGACTCAGGGCTTGCGACTCCAGAAGGCGTAGATGTTGATAATGATAAAATAAGTGGCCCACTTTCTGTTAGCATGATTCAGTCTTCACTTCCAGATATTAAGGAAGCAACAAGGGACCTAGTAAGGCAAACTGATTCTGTTTTAGGAACATTGATGGTTCTTACTGCAGCAGTATCTCAATCAAACAAGGAAGCAAATCTTGCTGGAAGGAGCAAAATTAAAGAAGAGGATACTAGCAATGTAGAAGATGATGCCTTGACATATCCCATCAACGAGAAGCTTGCTAGCTCCCAGGGAGCTCAGGAGATGAAAGAACTCTTTTCTACTGCAGAAAGTGCCATGGAGGCTTGGGCGATGCTTGCTACTTCTATGGGGCATCCAAGTTTTATAAAGTCTGAATTTGAGAAACTATGTTTCTTAGACAATGCGACGACAGACACGCAG GTGGCAATTTGGTGCGATTCTTCCCGGAAAAGATTAGTTATCGCTTTCAGGGGAACAGAACAG GCAAGATGGAAGGACTTGCGAACAGATTTAATGCTAGCTCCTGCTGG GCTAAATCCTGAAAGGATAGGTGGAGACTTCAAGGAAGAAGTTCAA GTTCACAGTGGTTTCTTAAGTGCATATGATTCTGTCAGGATCAGGATCATCTCTCTCATGAAATTGGCAATTGGTTATAT TGACGATCTTGCTGAGCCGCTGCACAAATGGCATGTTTATGTTACTGGTCATAGTCTAGGTGGTGCATTATCTACCCTCCTAGCTCTTGAACTTTCATCAAGTCAATTAGCAAA GCGCGGAGTGATTTCTGTGACCATGTATAACTTCGGATCTCCTAGGGTCGGTAACAAAAAATTTGCCGAAGTTTATAATGAG AAAGTCAAAGATAGCTGGAGAGTTGTGAACCACAGAGACATTATACCAACAGTCCCCCGCTTGATGGGTTACTGTCATGTAGCTCAACCTGTTTACCTAGCAACAGGAGACCTAAGAAATGCCTTG GACAATATTGAGCTTTCTGGAGATGGTTACCAGGGTGATGTGATTGGGGAGTACACACCAGATGCGCTTATCAGTGAATTT ATGAAGGGTGAGATGGAACTTATCGAGAAAATATTAGAGACTGAAATAAATATATTCAGTTCAATTAGAGATGGGACTGCACTTATGCAGCACATGGAAGATTTTTACTACATCACATTGCTAGAG aATGTGAGATCGAATTACCAAGTTGCAGCAGCAAGGGCAGTGTCAgatgaacaaaaaaacataaaaattagcTGA